The following is a genomic window from Amaranthus tricolor cultivar Red isolate AtriRed21 chromosome 10, ASM2621246v1, whole genome shotgun sequence.
aggatcaatgatcagtgaagaatgaacgatgaagaatgaacaaggatcaatgatcagtgaagaatgaacgatgaagaatgaacaaggaccaatgatcaatgaagaaagaacgatgaagaatgaataaggatcaatgatctatgatgaatgaacgataaagaatgaataaggatcaatgatcaatgatgaatgaacgatgaagaatgaacaaggatctttgatcaatgaaaaatgaacgatgaagaatgaacaaggatgaatgatcaatgaagaatgagcgatgaagaatgaacaaggatgaatgatcaatgaagactgaacgatgaagaatgaacaaggatgaatgattaatgaagaatgaatgatgaagaaatgaagaatgaacgatgaagaatgaacaaggattaatgatcaatgaagaatgaacaaggatcaatgatcaatgatgattgagcgatgaagaatgaacaaggatcaatcatcaataaagaatgaacgttgaacaatgaaaaagaatcaatgatcaatgaagaatgaacgatgaagaatgaacaacgatcaatgaataatgaacatttaacgatgaagaatgaacaaggattaatgatcagtgaagaatgaacgatgaagaatgaacaaggatcaatgatcaatgatgaatgaacgatgaagaaggaacaagggacaatgatcaatgaagaatgaacgatgaagaatgaacaaggatcaatgatcaatgatgaatgaacgatggagaatgaacaaggatcaatgatcaatgaacaatgaacgatgaagaatgaacaaggatcaatgattgacCAAAGTGGTCAAGGTTCGAATAGTCCAAATATTCCAGACCAAGAATCTAACGTTAGGGAATtgattttgtccaagtcttttTTCAAGATTACGCCTACAAGCTTTGGTGTGCATGGTTCGAATATGTCCTCAAATGGTTGCACTTTGCTAAGCGTGACTAACTAACTCATTAATGAGACAGATTAAAGACATTAATTGGGTCGGTTACAAGGAactaattccaaacagttttggaattcaaaggggcgtgttttaaggagatttaaagctggttttaatctcatttaaagggTGTTATTAGCTGTCtttttggtttatttgctgaataaagaagcttaaatgagAGGAGTAATGAGGGCGGTTACAAAGGCACAATTCAAGGGCAGCTTTGAATGACGGTACTGAACAGTCTTGAAAGATTGATTGCTGGACGTTTTTGAAGTTAAATTCTCCttattttaagcttatttgtttaagttaaattaaGAGTAGTAATGGGCATTAATTTGGACGGTTATGAGCCAATTAATAGGCCCTTTTATTTCAGTCTTGTTTTTTAGAATATGTAAAGGCATTATTGAATGTAACTCAAGCTATATAAGGCTtggaaatgatcaatgaaaatatattcagaaatttgccaaaacaAAACCTTCACGTGTGTGAGTTCTAACTTTGCTAGGAGTTTAGCTAAGTTGTCAATCCAAGGTTGAGAGTTTCTCAATTTTGAAGAGTTCTAGTTTTGGTCGAGTGTTCCCAAAGCTTGATCTTAGTAGTCGTTGTCTAGGTTGAGTGTTCCCTAAACActtctacacccaaacaagtgagtgagtgttcctccttgttatatccccaAGTTAAGGGTGAGTGTTCCCCTAAACTTACTTGTTTCTTTCCAATTATCCTTCTAAAAAAACCTAACACACATTCCCACGTTTTATCCCATTTGTGAACGAAGTTTTTCAACTtagtttacacatcatttggcgcgtcagatagggggagtttttccatacacttccaaaggggtcgaatacctacatatcatgggagatAATCAAGATTTGAAagtagctttggaagctctaaatcgttccattgctagtcaagaaaggttggccgaaactaatgccaatctacaagggaatcttgctgccttaatggcaagactcctgaacgagcaagataggagagatcaaaacgaggaacctccacctaggagggaagataggagtctcaaagtagatGTCCCTGCCTTTGATGGGTCGCTTGATCCAGAaaagtacttggaatgggagaaatccttggaaaggtactttgaatACAAAGACATTCAAGAGGAAGTACAAAAATACAAGATAGCCAAAGTCAAGCTGAAAGGCTATGGTGATAGTTGGTTGCAAGGAGAACAAAGGGGGCGTACCCTTAGGGGGAAAGCTTCCATCTCTACTTGGAGGAAATTGAAGAAAAGGATGAGGGATCGCTTtattcctcacaattacaaaCAAAGTCAATATGTAAAGTGGAGTACTTTACAACAAAGAGGCGACCCAGTTGAAGATTACATAAAGGAGTTTGATAGACTcgccattgtgtgtgaagtcacagaaaatgaagagctcaagTTGGGGCGTTTTATTGCTGGTTTGGATCAAGAATTGCAAGAgaagcttgaaggttacaccAACTTAACCTTTGTGGAAGCTTGTAAACTTGTGGTGAAATTCGATgctaagaggaagaagaagaagtctaCTTTCATTCCTCAAGTGGTTCGAAAACCTACCTTTCCTACCAAGGAGGGGTCTAGTCCTGTCAAACCTAATGATCCACCTAGGAAGGACAAGAAGGACTTCAAACTTAGTGACATTGTatgttacaagtgtggaggaAGAGGGCATTTCAAGAAAGATTGTCCAAATTCAAGGGCCTTAACTATGCAAGAGGTGAAGCTCATTGCCAACCAAACTATAGATTGGGAAgagtttgaagatgaagaaggggAGGCCGTGGGTGAAGATGAAGAGGAGGACCAATGCTTTCCAGAAGAGGAGGCCAAGCAAAGCCTAGTGGTGAGGAGGGCGTTGCAAGCCCAAGTTGAGGAGCCCATAGCACCTCAAAgacaacacattttcatcaccagGTGCAAGGTTGAAGGCGAGGtatgtgatttgattattgatagtgggAGTGAGGCAAATACGGTTTCTAAAACTCTAGTAACCAAACTTGGTCTTACAACTACAAATCATCCAAATCCTTAtaagttgagttggttagattcGAATTCCGGCACGGGGGTTAGAAAACAAAGCATGGTTAGTTTTTCCATTGGTTCTTATCATGATTCTCAATTATGTGATGTTGTGTctatggatgcttgtcatattTTACTTGGTAGACCATGGCAAACTGATCGAAAATCTGTCCATGATGGTTATCATAATACTTACACTATAACTCACcaaggaaaacaaaaaaaattacatcccTTACCACCCCCACGTTTTTCACAAAAAGTTAAACAATCTAAGGAGGTGTCATTGCTCACTcttaaagaatttgagagggagATTGATGGTGAGAATGAGGTGTATCTGTTGTATTCTAAAGAAATCCATGAAAAATTTGTGagtcaaaaccctaaattggcTCAATTGATTAAAGACTTTGAAGATGTTTTTCCTGATGAGTTACCTAATGGGTTACCACCTTTAAGAGGTATTGAACATCAAATTGATCTTATTCCTAGTGCTCCTTTGCCTAACAAACCCGCCTATAGATGTAATCCTTTGGAGActaaggagttgcaaagacaaaTAGAGGAATTGATGAGTATGGGGTATGTGCGTGAGTCTATGAGTCCTTGTGCTGTTCCTGCTCTTTTGGTTCCTAAAAAGGATGGTACTTGGCGTATGTGTATTGATAGTAGGGCTGTTAATAACATTACTATCAAGTACAGGTTTCCTATCCCAAGGCTCgatgacatgcttgatgaattGAGTGGTTCTAATGTGttttccaaaattgatttgagAAGTGGCTATCATCAAATTCGAATGAGGGAaggagatgaatggaagactgCTTTCAAGACCAAGCATGGGTTGTACGAGTGGCTTGTTATGCCATTTGGACTCACCAATGCTCCTagcactttcatgagattgatgaatgaaGTGTTGAGGCCTTTTCTAGGCAAGTTCGTGGTGGTGTATCTTGATGACATCCTCATCTATAGCAAGCGTGAAGATGAAcatttgttacatttattggAAGTTTTCACTGTATTAAGAAAgcaaaaattgtatggaaaacaTGAGAAATGTAATTTTATGCTATATGAGGTCACTTTTCTTGGTTACATTATTTCAGGTGAAGGTGTGAAAGTTGATCCAAGCAAGATTGAGGCTATTCAATCATGGCCTAGTCCCAAGACACTCACGGAGGTGCGCTCATTCCATGGGTTAGCTTCCTTTTATAGGAGGTTCATTCGCAATTTCAGCACTCTCATGGCTCCTATAACTGAGTGAACAAAAAAGGGCTCGTTTGAGTGGACTCCCCAAGCTCAAAAGACCTTTGAGGAGGTCAAAGAGAAGATGTGCAACACTCCAATCCTAGCACTTCCAGATTTCTCAAAGCCATTTGAAGttgagtgtgatgcaagtgggaggGGAATTGGTGCCGTTTTGATTCAAGAAGGGCGTCCTATTGCCTATTTTAGTGAGAAGTTGAGTCAAGGCAAGCTGAACTATTCCACCTATGACAAggagttctatgcaatggtgAGGGCtctagatcattggtcacattacTTGAGGCCACAACCATTCATCctacattctgatcatgagtctttaagattcattcatggccaaaagaagctgaattcgaggcatgctaagtgggtggagttcttgcaaacatttaacttttcctctaaatacaagagtgggaaagctaatattgttgcggatgccttatctagaagacattctctacttggagtggtggaagctaAGATCCTTGGGTTCGATTTGATCAAGGAGTTCTataaagaagatgatgatttcaAGCCTATTTTGGAGAGGTGCGTGAATGGAGTCTATGATCTTTTTTCCTTACAAAATGACTTTCTTTTtaagggaaatagattatgcattcctaagtgtcctATTCGAAGTCTATTGATCCATGAGGCTCATGGAGGTGGACTAGCCGGTCACTTTGGAGTTCAAAAGACcatggagcttcttcaagctcattTCTATTGGCCTAACATGCTAGCTACTGTCCATCATGTGGTGGCTCGTTgttctacttgtcaaagggccAAGATGGTGTTTCAAAAGGGTCTCTACAAGCCTTTGCCTATTCCAGAAAGACCTTGGGAAgatgtgagtatggactttattgtggctttacctagaactcaaagaGGTAAGGACTCAATCATGGTGGTGGTAGACCGTTTCTCTAAgatggctcacttcattcctTGTCACAAAACTGAAGATGCAATGAAGGTGGCTAAGCTTTAttttgatgggattgtgagaTTCCATGGAGTCCCAAGGACTATTGTTTCTGATAGGGACACAAAATTTCTAAGTCACTTTTGGAAATCCTTGTGGCGCCTAATGGGGACTAAATTGCTATTTTCGACCTCACATCACCCACAAACCGACGGTCAAACCGAGGTGGTGAATAGGGTGCTCGGTTCTTTGCTTAGGACCTTGGTTAGTAAAAGCACCAAAGATTGGGATGTCaagcttgctcatgccgagtttgcttaTAATAGAactcctagtgctactacaaagtattctccttttgaagtagtctatGGTTCTAACCCTTATGTTCCAATTGATCTCATAGCATTACCACAAGATAAGTTCGTCCATGGAGGTGCAAAGGAACAAGCTGAGTTCATGATGAAGATACACAAAGAGGTAAgaaagaatattgaaaaggcaAATGAAGCTTACAAGAAGCAAGCCAACAAGCGCGTCAAAAACGTGAGAAGCTTTGAGGCTGGTGACTTGGTGTGGATCtacatgaggaaagaaaggTTTCCtaatcaaaggaaaaacaagctcatgccccGAGCCGAAGGTCCATTCGAAGTGGTGGAAAAGATAAACGACAATGCctacaaggttgatttgggaGGTAAGTATGGCGTTTCAAGCACTTTCAATGTGGGAGATCTAGCACCAtactatgatgatgaagaattgagggcaattcccattgaagaaggggaggatgaccAAAGTGGTCAAGGTTCGAATAGTCCAAATATTCCAGACCAAGAATCTAACGTTAGGGAATtgattttgtccaagtcttttTTCAAGATTACGCCTACAAGCTTTGGTGTGCATGGTTCGAATATGTCCTCAAATGGTTGCACTTTGCTAAGCGTGACTAACTAACTCATTAATGAGACAGATTAAAGACATTAATTGGGTCGGTTACAAGGAactaat
Proteins encoded in this region:
- the LOC130825016 gene encoding uncharacterized protein LOC130825016, whose protein sequence is MRGVMRAVTKAQFKEKYLEWEKSLERYFEYKDIQEEVQKYKIAKVKLKGYGDSWLQGEQRGRTLRGKASISTWRKLKKRMRDRFIPHNYKQSQYVKWSTLQQRGDPVEDYIKEFDRLAIVCEVTENEELKLGRFIAGLDQELQEKLEGYTNLTFVEACKLVVKFDAKRKKKKSTFIPQVVRKPTFPTKEGSSPVKPNDPPRKDKKDFKLSDIVCYKCGGRGHFKKDCPNSRALTMQEVKLIANQTIDWEEFEDEEGEAVGEDEEEDQCFPEEEAKQSLVVRRALQAQVEEPIAPQRQHIFITRCKVEGEVCDLIIDSGSEANTVSKTLVTKLGLTTTNHPNPYKLSWLDSNSGTGVRKQSMVSFSIGSYHDSQLCDVVSMDACHILLGRPWQTDRKSVHDGYHNTYTITHQGKQKKLHPLPPPRFSQKVKQSKEVSLLTLKEFEREIDGENEVYLLYSKEIHEKFVSQNPKLAQLIKDFEDVFPDELPNGLPPLRGIEHQIDLIPSAPLPNKPAYRCNPLETKELQRQIEELMSMGYVRESMSPCAVPALLVPKKDGTWRMCIDSRAVNNITIKYRFPIPRLDDMLDELSGSNVFSKIDLRSGYHQIRMREGDEWKTAFKTKHGLYEWLVMPFGLTNAPSTFMRLMNEVLRPFLGKFVVVYLDDILIYSKREDEHLLHLLEVFTVLRKQKLYGKHEKCNFMLYEVTFLGYIISGEGVKVDPSKIEAIQSWPSPKTLTEVRSFHGLASFYRRFIRNFSTLMAPITE